The window ACGGCGCACGACCGGCAAGCTTCGACAAGGATTTCGTCAGAGCCTGGGTCGCCGAGCGTTGTGATCCCTATAAGGACGACGTTCCTGAAATTCCGCAGGACCTCGTATTGCAGACATCCGAGGTCTATATTGATGCATATGAGCGCATCACCGGACAGAATTTCGTTCCCGACGATAGTGGCGCGACGCCGCTTGCAAGAGTACGCCGGAACCTGGAGCAGTTCTTCCCCGGAGTCTGACCTTGAGCAAAACGATTGAACAGGCGAGAAAGGGTGACAGGAAAAACGACCGTCCTGCCAAGCGCCGGCCTCGCCGTTCCGCCGAAGAGACGCGGCGGGACATTCTGACCAAAGCAGAAGAACTTTTTCGGGAACGCGGCTTCACTGCGGTGGCGATCGCCGATATCGCCGCGGCACTGGGCATGTCGCCGGCCAATGTCTTCAAGAATTTCAATTCGAAGAACGCGCTCGTTGACGCCATCGTCTTCGAACAGATTGGCGTGTTCGAGCGGGACATTCGGCCGCTCGACAAAAGCCATGCACCGATTTCAAGGCTGCGCCATCTCACCCACACGCTGATGGAACAGCACCATCAGGATCTCAACGACAATCCTTACATCTTCGAAATGATCCTGATGACGGCAAAGCAGGACATGAAGTGCGGCGACTATTACAAATCCGTCATTGCAAACCTTCTGGCTGACATTATCCGTGACGGTATCGATGCGGGAATCTATGCCCCCGCCGATATTCCGCCCCTGTCGAACACCGTGCTCCACGCGCTTACAAGCGTAATCCATCCCGTCCTCCTGGCACGGGAAGACATCGGCAATTTAGCAACACGTTGCGATCAACTCGTCGATTTAATCGATGCGGGATTGCGCAATCCGCTTGCTAAGTGACGATTCCCAATTTACGTCACCTTCTCGCAATTGCTTGCGAAGCGCTAAAGCCTGCGCTTCTATGCGCTTGGCGGTCCGGACAGAATGAGCGAATCGGGTCCCTGTAAGGCCTTCGCCTGTCGTGTCTGTTTCCGGGACGCGCATCCGCCGAGCGACATTGCGCTTAAAGTTGAATGCGACCCATACGCAGGGAAGAACAATGAGCCGACGTATTTTACCCCTATTTGCTTCTCTGTGTGTAACCGCGGTTCTGGCGGGATGCAGCGATGGCGGCGAGAGCGGCCAGGCCGCTGGCCAGGGCGCCGAGCGCCCACCTTCTCCGGTCAGCATCATCCTGATGAAGACCAGTGAATATCCCCTGACCACCGTTCTTCCAGGCCGTGCCAGCGCGTTCCAGACGGCGGAAATCCGTCCGCGCGTCACCGGCATCATCCGCGAAATTCCCTTCAAGGAAGGCAGCGAGGTCAAGCAGGGCGATGTTCTCTATCAGATCGAGGACAACACCTATCTGGCGGAAGTGGCACAGGCCAAGGCAAGCGTGGCGAAGGCCGAAGCAAGCGTTCCAAGCGCCGAGGCGAACCTTGCCCGTTACGAGCGGCTGGTCAACAGCGGCGCAACGCAGATCGAATATGAAAACGCCAAGGTGACGCTGCTACAGGCTCAGGCCGATGTGGCCCAGACCAAGGCGGCGCTGGAAACGGCTGAAATCAACCTCGATCTCACCAAGGTCCGCGCGCCCTTTGACGGCATTACCAGCGCGACCGCCTTCAGCATCGGCAACGTCGTGACGGCAAACCAGACGACGGCTTTGACGACGCTGCGCCGCATCGATCCGATCTATATCGATCTGATGGAATCCAGCATCAATCTCCTGCGTCTGAAAAAGGCGATCTCGTCGGGCCAGCTCGGCGGCGATACGAAGGAAACGGGTATTCACCTGACCCTGGAAGACGGCACCGAATACAAACATGACGGCAAGATCGACATGTCGGACATGGCGGTGAGCGAAACCACCGGCACCTTCTCCATCCGCGCTCTCTTCGAGAACCCGGACGATCTCCTGCTTCCCGGCACCTATGTCCGCGCCACGCTGACCATCGGCAAGGAAAAGGGTTTCCGCATTCCGCAGCGCGCGGCAAGCCGCAACGCCAATGGCGAACTGACCGCAAAGTTCGTCTCGGCGGAAAACAAGGTGGAAACCCGCACTTTCCCGTCCAGCCAGCAGTCGGGCAATGCCTGGCTGGTGACGGAGAACATCAAGGATGGCGACAAGCTCATCGTCGACGGTTTCCAGTGGATTGCCGACGGTGCGACGGTCGCGCCGGTTGAAGTGACCATCGACGATCGCGGTATCGTCGTTCTGCCGCAGCAAGCTCAGCCTGCCGCCGCCCCCACGAAATAAGCATGAGCACGAAACCCTCGGTCGAAGCTCGTAAAAGGTAAGGCAGGACTGCCATGGCCCATTTCTTCATCCGGCGCCCCGTGTTTGCATGGGTTATCGCCATCGTCATCATGCTGGGCGGCGCCCTTGCGATCTGGACGCTTTCCATTTCGCAATATCCCGATATTGCCCCGACGACGGTACGCGTCAGCGCGACCTATAATGGCGCGAGCGCCGAGACCGTCGAGAAATCGGTGACGACCATCATCGAGGACGGCATGACCGGCCTTGACGACCTCACCTATATGACCTCGTCATCCTCCACCGGCAGCGCCGAAGTGACACTGACCTTCGGCAACAGCATCATGCCTGACATCGCGCAGGTTCAGGTGCAGAACAAGCTGCAGCTGGTCCAGTCGCAATTGCCCGATACCGTGCAGCAGCAGGGTATCCAGGTCAGCCGCTCCACATCGAGCATTCTGATGGTGGGTGCGCTTATCTCGACCGACGGCAAGCGCAATTCGGCCGATCTCGGCGACGTCTTCTCCTCGCGTGTCGAAGACCAGATCAAGCGCCTCGAAGGCGTGGGCAGCATCAACGTCTTCGGTTCCGAATATGCGATGCGTATCTGGCTGGATCCGTTCAAGCTCAACAAGTACCAGCTGACCACGGCCGACGTGACAAGCGCGATCGAAAGCCAGAACACCCAGGTTTCGGTCGGTTCACTTGGCGCCGTACCCGCCGTCAAGGGCCAGCAGCTGAACGTGACGGTGACGGCACAGAGCCAGCTCACCACCGTTGCCGATTTCGAATCGGTCATCCTGAAAGTCGAGAAAGACGGCGCAACCGTTCGCCTGAGCGACGTGGCCCGCATCGAAATCGGCCAGGAAACCTATGGTGGCGATTCCCGTTCGAACGGCCGTCCCTCTGCCGGTTTCGCGGTCAACCTCGCCACGGGCGCCAACGCGCTCGATACGGCAGCGCGTGTAAAGTCGGCGCTTTCCGCCGTCGAGGGTTCGCTGCCCGAGGGGGTTTCGATCGAATATCCCTATGACACGACACCCTTCGTGAAGCTATCGATCGAGAAAGTGGTGCATACGCTGATCGAGGCGATCATTCTCGTCTTCGTCGTGCTTCTGGTGTTCCTGCAAAATCTCAGAGCCACCTTCATTCCGATGATCGCGGTTCCCGTCGTGCTTCTCGGCACCTTCGGCGTGCTTGCACTGACAGGATATTCCATCAACACGCTCACCATGTTCGCCATGGTTCTGGCCATCGGCCTTCTCGTCGACGACGCCATCGTTGTTGTCGAAAACGTCGAGCGCATCATGTCGGAAGAGGGCCTGTCGCCGGTCGAGGCAACCGAAAAATCGATGGGTGAAATCACCGGCGCGATCATCGGCATCGCGCTCGTGCTGACGGCCGTGTTCATTCCGATGGCATTCTTTGGCGGATCGACCGGCATCATCTATCGCCAGTTCTCGATCACCATCGTTTCGGCCATGCTGCTTTCGGCAGTGGTCGCCATCGTTCTGACGCCGGCGCTTTGCGCCACGATGCTGAAGCCGATCGACCATCACAAGAAGCAGCGCGGACCGGGCGCCTGGTTCAACCGCGGCTTCGGCAAGACGACGGACGGTTATGTTTCCTCCATCGGCTACCTGCTGAAGCGGCCTCTGCGCGTGATGATTATTTTCGCGATCGTGATCGGCGGCTGCGCCTGGTTCTTTTCCAAGCTGCCCAGCTCGTTCCTGCCGCAGGAAGACCAGGGTGTGCTGCTGACGATCATTCAGACGCCGACGGGTTCGAATATCGAACGCACCAACGAGGTGGTGAAGCAGGTCGAAAACTACTTCCGTGAAAAGGAAGCCAACAATGTCGAATCGGTTTTCGGTGTTCTGGGCTTCAGCTTCAGCGGTTCCGGCCAGAACAACGCCATCGTCTTCACCAAGCTCAAGGATTTCGCCGAGAGAACCGCACCGGACCAGCACGCAGCCGCCATCGTGCAGCGTGCGATGGGCACATTCTTCGGCTTCCGCGATGCGCAGGTGTTCCCGCTTCTGCCGCCGGCCATTCAGGGCATGGGCACATCGAGCGGTTTCTCGATGTATCTCGTGGATAGCGGCCGTAACGGCACAGAGGCACTGACGGCCACGTCCAAGGAGCTGATCGCGCTTGCGACCAGCAATCCGAAGGTCAGCTCGCTCAGAAGCGACAGCCAGGACAACGAAACGCAGATGAAGATCATTCTCGATCAGGAAAAGATGGGAGCCATGGGGGTCGATCTTTCCTCCGTG is drawn from Agrobacterium tumefaciens and contains these coding sequences:
- a CDS encoding efflux RND transporter periplasmic adaptor subunit, whose amino-acid sequence is MSRRILPLFASLCVTAVLAGCSDGGESGQAAGQGAERPPSPVSIILMKTSEYPLTTVLPGRASAFQTAEIRPRVTGIIREIPFKEGSEVKQGDVLYQIEDNTYLAEVAQAKASVAKAEASVPSAEANLARYERLVNSGATQIEYENAKVTLLQAQADVAQTKAALETAEINLDLTKVRAPFDGITSATAFSIGNVVTANQTTALTTLRRIDPIYIDLMESSINLLRLKKAISSGQLGGDTKETGIHLTLEDGTEYKHDGKIDMSDMAVSETTGTFSIRALFENPDDLLLPGTYVRATLTIGKEKGFRIPQRAASRNANGELTAKFVSAENKVETRTFPSSQQSGNAWLVTENIKDGDKLIVDGFQWIADGATVAPVEVTIDDRGIVVLPQQAQPAAAPTK
- a CDS encoding TetR/AcrR family transcriptional regulator, which codes for MSKTIEQARKGDRKNDRPAKRRPRRSAEETRRDILTKAEELFRERGFTAVAIADIAAALGMSPANVFKNFNSKNALVDAIVFEQIGVFERDIRPLDKSHAPISRLRHLTHTLMEQHHQDLNDNPYIFEMILMTAKQDMKCGDYYKSVIANLLADIIRDGIDAGIYAPADIPPLSNTVLHALTSVIHPVLLAREDIGNLATRCDQLVDLIDAGLRNPLAK
- a CDS encoding efflux RND transporter permease subunit — encoded protein: MAHFFIRRPVFAWVIAIVIMLGGALAIWTLSISQYPDIAPTTVRVSATYNGASAETVEKSVTTIIEDGMTGLDDLTYMTSSSSTGSAEVTLTFGNSIMPDIAQVQVQNKLQLVQSQLPDTVQQQGIQVSRSTSSILMVGALISTDGKRNSADLGDVFSSRVEDQIKRLEGVGSINVFGSEYAMRIWLDPFKLNKYQLTTADVTSAIESQNTQVSVGSLGAVPAVKGQQLNVTVTAQSQLTTVADFESVILKVEKDGATVRLSDVARIEIGQETYGGDSRSNGRPSAGFAVNLATGANALDTAARVKSALSAVEGSLPEGVSIEYPYDTTPFVKLSIEKVVHTLIEAIILVFVVLLVFLQNLRATFIPMIAVPVVLLGTFGVLALTGYSINTLTMFAMVLAIGLLVDDAIVVVENVERIMSEEGLSPVEATEKSMGEITGAIIGIALVLTAVFIPMAFFGGSTGIIYRQFSITIVSAMLLSAVVAIVLTPALCATMLKPIDHHKKQRGPGAWFNRGFGKTTDGYVSSIGYLLKRPLRVMIIFAIVIGGCAWFFSKLPSSFLPQEDQGVLLTIIQTPTGSNIERTNEVVKQVENYFREKEANNVESVFGVLGFSFSGSGQNNAIVFTKLKDFAERTAPDQHAAAIVQRAMGTFFGFRDAQVFPLLPPAIQGMGTSSGFSMYLVDSGRNGTEALTATSKELIALATSNPKVSSLRSDSQDNETQMKIILDQEKMGAMGVDLSSVNLMLSTIFAGRDVNDFTLNGELKPVYVQGDAPYRMQPDDLKFWYARNTSGEMVPFSSFSEVKWVNAPPSLARFNGTGAISLEGTAGAGVASGDAMDEMERLTASLPGGYTVAWQGISYQERLSGSQAPMLYALSVLIVFLCLAALYESWSIPFSVIMAVPVGVLGALTAAHFFGQSNDVYFKVGLLTTIGLAAKNAILIVEFAKERQEHGLSLLEATLEAAKLRLRPIIMTSLAFILGVVPLAIATGAGSAAQNAIGIGVLGGMLSATLLGIFFVPSFFVIIRRLSRR